One genomic window of Syngnathus acus chromosome 11, fSynAcu1.2, whole genome shotgun sequence includes the following:
- the col9a2 gene encoding collagen alpha-2(IX) chain, protein MASLSVVLKSWVVLQTLCLVLAQVRGPPGPQGQAGPPGPSGTPGSDGIDGDKGPPGSPGPPGQKGEPGEPGPDGAPGDNGIDGLIGAKGDRGPVGSPGPKGQVGLSGEPGRPGPGLPGLAGAPGPIGLPGEIGLTGTKGLMGPPGPPGLPGTPGKPGPPGKFIGGEEGSADFQCPLNCPAGPKGPQGMQGVKGHKGRPGVLGDPGSIGKQGIKGEVGISGEQGIPGPSGPMGVRGYPGMMGPKGEAGPRGYKGINGPVGIPGPPGEEGPRGGPGEAGDKGDKGSRGIQGPQGAVGKKGDDGLPGIDGKDGTPGIPGIKGGPGQAGMPGPPGPQGTAGLPGAPGSKGGPGVKGELGPRGQSGNPGSSGPLGEPGVPGEAGMVGVPGPKGDRGQRGPVGPQGIVGKFGGKGERGPMGVPGAQGLSGTKGDKGFQGKGGPKGDIGDPGVEGLGGEKGEKGLSGEPGPKGQQGVRGDPGHNGPTGDPGKPGDPGPAGLPGPRGLNGVRGVPGMTGIQGGPGRDPSDQHIIEVVLKMLQERLAIVAVSAKRAVLGGAGVMGPPGPPGPAGAPGPQGTHGVPGSRGIPGMIGAAGQIGNTGLKGKRGAKGERGNPGKAHQGPPGPPGIQGPPGVDGVARNGRPGEIGPQGVAGEHGRPGKAGPPGLPGYCEAATCLAASAYTSPRLQEAGTIKGPGI, encoded by the exons ATGGCTTCTCTGTCGGTGGTGCTGAAGTCCTGGGTAGTTCTGCAGACACTCTGCTTGGTTCTGGCCCAAGTG AGAGGTCCACCTGGACCTCAGGGCCAGGCAGGCCCACCAGGCCCTTCTGGCACTCCTGGCTCAGACGGCATTGAT GGAGACAAAGGTCCACCTGGTTCCCCAGGTCCACCA GGGCAAAAGGGAGAACCAGGAGAGCCAGGTCCTGATGGCGCACCGGGAGATAACGGCATTGAT gGTTTAATTGGGGCAAAGGGGGACCGAGGTCCAGTGGGAAGCCCCGGCCCGAAG GGTCAGGTTGGGTTAAGCGGCGAACCTGGCAGACCT GGACCCGGTCTCCCTGGACTTGCA GGAGCTCCTGGGCCGATCGGACTTCCTGGTGAAATTGGACTGACTGGAACGAAA ggtTTGATGGGACCACCTGGGCCTCCAGGACTTCCTGGAACACCAGGCAAACCA GGCCCACCGGGGAAGTTCATCGGTGGAGAAGAAGGAAGCGCCGACTTCCAG TGTCCTCTTAACTGTCCAGCAGGACCAAAGGGCCCACAGGGAATGCAGGGAGTCAAA GGCCACAAAGGACGTCCCGGTGTTCTTGGAGATCCCGGCAGTATTGGAAAGCAG GGAATCAAAGGAGAAGTGGGCATCTCTGGAGAGCAAGGAATCCCAGGACCTTCG ggtcCAATGGGTGTGAGAGGTTACCCAGGGATGATGGGTCCCAAAGGAGAGGCG GGACCCCGCGGTTACAAGGGCATCAACGGACCTGTAGGGATTCCCGGACCTCCA ggtGAGGAGGGGCCTCGGGGTGGACCTGGAGAAGCAGGCGACAAGGGAGATAAa GGCAGCCGCGGCATTCAGGGCCCACAGGGTGCAGTCGGCAAAAAAGGAGACgat GGCCTGCCTGGCATTGATGGAAAAGATGGCACACCTGGCATTCCTGGAATCAAA GGTGGGCCCGGCCAGGCCGGGATGCCAGGACCCCCCGGGCCACAGGGAACAGCG GGATTGCCTGGTGCTCCAGGAAGCAAAGGTGGCCCCGGAGTTAAA GGCGAGCTTGGACCCAGGGGTCAAAGTGGCAACCCCGGTTCCTCCGGACCTCTG GGTGAGCCTGGTGTTCCTGGCGAAGCTGGGATGGTGGGAGTTCCTGGTCCTAAG GGAGACCGAGGTCAACGTGGCCCAGTGGGTCCTCAAGGAATCGTCGGGAAATTT GGAGGCAAGGGCGAGAGGGGGCCAATGGGTGTTCCGGGTGCTCAGGGATTGAGCGGGACCAAAGGAGATAAG GGATTCCAAGGAAAAGGTGGGCCAAAGGGAGATATT GGTGATCCAGGTGTTGAGGGGTTGGGTGGTGAGAAAGgtgaaaag GGTTTGTCTGGAGAACCTGGACCTAAAGGACAG CAAGGAGTAAGGGGCGATCCCGGGCACAACGGTCCAACTGGAGACCCCGGTAAACCAGGTGACCCTGGACCTGCTGGACTACCTGGCCCCCGAGGATTGAATGGAGTGCGAGGTGTGCCTGGCATGACGGGCATTCAGGGGGGACCG GGACGTGACCCATCTGACCAGCATATTATCGAAGTGGTGCTGAAGATGTTGCAAG agAGGCTGGCAATAGTTGCCGTGAGTGCCAAGAGAGCTGTACTTGGTGGAGCTGGCGTGATGGGACCACCAGGCCCTCCCGGACCTGCAGGAGCACCTGGTCCCCAGGGAACACATGGTGTACCTGGTTCTAGGGGCATTCCTGGCATGATTGGAGCTGCCGGGCAGATTGGGAACACAGGGCTGAAAG GAAAGAGAGGGGCGAAGGGTGAGAGAGGAAACCCCGGAAAAGCCCATCAGGGACCACCAGGACCCCCAGGAATTCAAG GTCCTCCCGGTGTTGACGGTGTAGCCCGAAACGGCAGGCCAGGTGAAATAGGCCCTCAGGGAGTAGCCGGTGAGCACGGTCGTCCCGGTAAGGCGGGTCCACCAGGTCTCCCGGGCTACTGCGAGGCCGCGACGTGTCTGGCCGCCTCGGCGTACACTTCTCCGAGACTACAGGAGGCGGGAACCATCAAAGGACCCGGCATTTAG